The Streptomyces sp. ALI-76-A nucleotide sequence AGCGTCACCGCGGGGGACACCGAGGCCAGTGCCTCGGCCAGGCCCTTGCGGCGCAGGATGTCCGTCTTGTGGCGGGCGTCCGCCGCGAGCTGATGGCGCAGCCGGGACCAGGCCTCCGCGAAGAACGCCTCGTCACAGTCCTCCAGGAACTGGCGCAGCCAGGATCGGGTCCACGGCGGGTCGTCCAGCAGGCGCTCGCTGAACCGCACCTGCTGCGGCCCGCGCGACGCGGCCAGCTCCAGGGCGCGCCGCCGCACACCGGCGTCCGAGAGCGCGCTGGGCCCCTGCCAGGAGTACGGCAGCGCGCAGGTGAACTCCAGGGCCGCGTCGACGAACTGTTCGTCCGTCAGCTTGTCCAGCAGGTCCAGTTCCTCGGCGAACGTGGCCGCCGGGAGCGTGCTTCTGCCCGGGATGCCGGCGTAGGGCATGAACAGGTCCGAGAGCGTCGACCGCCACAGGAAGTCCGCCTCGCACATCCGGTCGGCCAGGTGCGGGTCGAGCCGGGCGGTCACGCCCGTCACCCAGCCCTGCAAGCCCGGATGGTGCCCCGGCTCCGACAGCGCGTGCAGCGCCATCACGAGTTCGGCCAGGGGCGAGGTCACGAAGGCGACGCTCTCCGGCCGCAGCCCTGTGATGTCGATGCTCACGCTCATGCCCTCATGGTGCCTCCCGCCACTGACAACGGGGCCGCGGATTGACGGCGCCCGTCAATCGGTGCGCCTGCTCTGCCCGGTACCTCAGGTCTTCGTGCGGGCGCCAGGTACGGGCGCCGGGCACGGGCCGCGTCGCAACGGTCCGCCGTGGGCCGTCTGCCGCGTCCGCGGGCCCGCTCCACCGACCGGCTACCGGCCGGCCTCCTCGGCCAGCCGGGGGACGAACTCCGCGACCGCCGCCCGCACGTCGTGGGGCGTCCACTCCAGGCCCGACGCCCGTACGTACACCTCGGTGCAGGCCAGGCCCGGGCCCTTCTGCTCCC carries:
- a CDS encoding DUF5937 family protein, whose translation is MSVSIDITGLRPESVAFVTSPLAELVMALHALSEPGHHPGLQGWVTGVTARLDPHLADRMCEADFLWRSTLSDLFMPYAGIPGRSTLPAATFAEELDLLDKLTDEQFVDAALEFTCALPYSWQGPSALSDAGVRRRALELAASRGPQQVRFSERLLDDPPWTRSWLRQFLEDCDEAFFAEAWSRLRHQLAADARHKTDILRRKGLAEALASVSPAVTLDEPAARITIDKLGNGRTATEDGGLLLIPTSLGRPHLSVLHRYGWQPVLHYPVGSAELAAPPSVEQLALRLTALSHPVRMRICRHLARSAYTTSELARVHGMTAPEISRHLGVLKKAGLITTRRRGRYVLHQLDVTVVARLGSDFLEAILR